One Peptostreptococcus equinus genomic window carries:
- the rnpM gene encoding RNase P modulator RnpM: MNKVKKVPQRKCIACQQRGDKKSLVRIVKTKENEIFLDPSGRANGRGAYVCATEECLNKAIKSKALNRAFKMNVEDEIYNHLIDELRKINKEEIK; the protein is encoded by the coding sequence ATGAATAAAGTAAAAAAAGTACCTCAAAGAAAATGTATAGCATGTCAACAAAGAGGAGATAAAAAATCTTTGGTCAGAATAGTCAAGACTAAGGAGAATGAAATATTTTTAGATCCAAGCGGTAGAGCTAATGGAAGAGGTGCATATGTATGCGCTACCGAAGAATGCTTGAATAAAGCCATAAAAAGTAAAGCACTTAATAGAGCATTTAAAATGAATGTTGAAGATGAAATATACAATCATTTAATTGATGAATTGAGAAAAATAAATAAAGAAGAAATTAAGTAG
- a CDS encoding L7Ae/L30e/S12e/Gadd45 family ribosomal protein, translating into MQNIEDINIKKIYSWFGLARRAGFLVSGDDTTIKEVKKKNLYLVILAEDASDNTKKLFEDKCSFRNIDCYHFGNKVEIGGAIGKSPRAVLGIKDKNMALQIKKLLGALSD; encoded by the coding sequence ATGCAAAATATTGAAGATATAAATATAAAGAAAATATATTCATGGTTTGGGCTTGCGAGAAGAGCTGGTTTTTTAGTATCAGGTGATGATACAACAATAAAAGAAGTTAAGAAAAAGAATTTATACTTGGTTATTTTAGCAGAAGATGCATCAGATAACACGAAAAAATTATTCGAAGATAAATGCAGTTTTAGAAATATTGATTGCTACCATTTTGGCAATAAGGTTGAAATAGGTGGTGCAATAGGTAAAAGTCCGAGAGCTGTATTGGGTATAAAGGATAAAAATATGGCCTTGCAAATTAAAAAATTATTAGGGGCATTGTCGGACTAA
- the infB gene encoding translation initiation factor IF-2: MSNNNIKHIAEDYNMSEEELIKKINDFGIEIADGNTLAEEDVALLDEMIKEEIREKKGKVVEVEGSITVQHIAEEMGKSSSEVIMKLMKMGTMATINQEISFDIASLVCNEFGYELVKKDNSENEELEIEELMEIEEDDEKDLVHRPPVVTVMGHVDHGKTSLLDAIRDTDVIAGEAGGITQHIGASEVKINGEKIVFLDTPGHEAFTSMRARGAQVTDIAILVVAADDGIMPQTVEAINHAKAAGVPLIVAINKIDKPGANPDKVKQELSEHGLLVEDWGGDVISVELSAKKRLNIETLLEMVLLVAEVEELKANPNKRAIGTVIEAKLDKGRGSVASVLVQAGTLRVGDPIVAGTASGKVRAMINYKGKRVKEAGPSTAVEILGLSDVPMGGDQFVVVPNDKTARLIAEKRQSMQREEMLKASSKISLDALFEQMSEGTVKDLNIIIKADVQGSVQAVKQSLEKLSNDEVQINVIHGGVGAITESDVLLASASNAIIIGFNVRPVSGSEQVAEKEAVDIRTYTIIYKAIEDMKAAMSGMLDPEYVDEDTGKVEIREIYKISGVGTVAGAYVLTGKILRNSKVRIVRDGIIIFEGNLSTLRRFKDDVKEVAQGYECGLSFENYNDIKVGDIVEAYITKEVERTID; this comes from the coding sequence ATGTCAAATAACAACATAAAACATATAGCCGAAGACTATAATATGAGTGAAGAAGAACTTATAAAAAAAATTAATGACTTTGGTATTGAAATAGCAGATGGGAATACTCTAGCTGAAGAAGATGTAGCATTATTAGACGAAATGATTAAGGAAGAAATAAGAGAAAAGAAGGGGAAGGTTGTAGAAGTAGAAGGAAGTATTACTGTACAGCATATAGCCGAAGAAATGGGCAAATCTTCTTCAGAAGTAATCATGAAGTTAATGAAAATGGGTACGATGGCAACAATTAACCAGGAGATTAGTTTTGATATTGCTTCATTGGTATGTAATGAATTTGGTTACGAATTAGTCAAGAAAGATAATTCAGAAAATGAAGAACTTGAAATAGAAGAATTGATGGAAATAGAAGAAGATGATGAAAAAGATTTGGTACATAGACCACCAGTTGTAACTGTAATGGGACATGTCGATCATGGTAAAACATCATTATTAGATGCTATAAGGGATACAGATGTAATCGCTGGTGAAGCAGGTGGTATTACTCAGCATATAGGTGCATCAGAAGTTAAGATCAATGGAGAAAAGATAGTATTTTTAGATACTCCAGGACATGAAGCTTTTACTTCAATGAGAGCCAGAGGTGCTCAAGTTACAGACATAGCTATATTAGTTGTAGCTGCCGATGATGGTATAATGCCTCAGACTGTGGAAGCTATAAATCATGCTAAAGCAGCAGGTGTTCCTCTTATTGTAGCTATAAATAAGATAGATAAACCAGGAGCTAATCCAGATAAGGTTAAACAGGAACTTTCTGAACATGGACTATTGGTAGAAGATTGGGGTGGAGATGTAATTTCTGTTGAACTTTCTGCAAAGAAGAGACTAAACATTGAAACTCTACTTGAAATGGTATTATTAGTAGCAGAGGTAGAAGAATTAAAAGCTAATCCTAATAAGAGAGCCATTGGTACAGTAATAGAAGCTAAATTGGATAAAGGAAGAGGTTCAGTAGCATCTGTACTTGTTCAAGCAGGAACTCTTAGAGTAGGTGACCCAATAGTAGCGGGTACTGCAAGTGGTAAGGTTAGAGCGATGATTAATTATAAAGGAAAAAGAGTTAAAGAAGCAGGACCATCTACAGCAGTCGAAATTTTAGGTCTTTCTGATGTACCTATGGGTGGAGATCAATTTGTTGTTGTACCGAACGACAAAACAGCAAGATTAATAGCTGAAAAAAGACAGTCAATGCAAAGAGAAGAAATGCTTAAAGCATCATCTAAAATATCTCTTGACGCATTATTTGAACAGATGAGTGAAGGAACTGTAAAAGATCTTAATATTATAATTAAAGCAGATGTACAGGGGTCTGTACAAGCTGTTAAACAGAGTTTAGAAAAATTATCTAATGATGAAGTTCAAATAAATGTTATACACGGTGGTGTCGGAGCTATAACTGAATCTGATGTATTATTAGCATCAGCGTCAAATGCTATAATAATAGGATTTAATGTAAGACCAGTATCTGGTTCTGAACAAGTAGCTGAGAAAGAAGCTGTTGATATTAGAACATATACAATAATATATAAGGCAATAGAAGATATGAAGGCAGCAATGTCAGGCATGTTAGATCCTGAATATGTTGATGAGGATACAGGTAAGGTAGAAATAAGAGAAATATATAAGATTTCTGGAGTTGGTACTGTAGCAGGTGCATACGTATTAACAGGTAAGATATTGAGAAATTCAAAGGTTAGAATTGTAAGAGATGGAATAATAATCTTTGAAGGTAACCTTTCAACATTAAGAAGATTTAAAGATGATGTTAAGGAAGTTGCTCAAGGATACGAATGTGGTCTAAGCTTTGAAAATTACAATGACATAAAAGTGGGAGATATTGTAGAAGCATATATTACAAAAGAAGTTGAAAGAACTATAGACTAA
- the rbfA gene encoding 30S ribosome-binding factor RbfA — translation MASNRIKRISEEVKKTISMMLISGIKDPRINSMISVTDVEVTNDLRYAFVYISILGGNKDESLEGLNSAKGYIRREVGKATKLRYVPEIVFKIDDSLDRGMYMDELIKSVNKEK, via the coding sequence ATGGCATCAAATAGAATAAAAAGAATAAGTGAAGAAGTAAAAAAAACTATAAGCATGATGTTGATTAGTGGTATAAAGGATCCAAGAATCAATTCCATGATAAGTGTAACTGATGTAGAAGTTACTAATGATCTTAGATATGCATTTGTATATATAAGTATACTTGGTGGTAATAAAGATGAATCTTTAGAAGGTTTAAATAGTGCAAAGGGGTATATAAGAAGAGAAGTAGGTAAGGCTACAAAGCTTAGATATGTGCCGGAAATAGTATTTAAAATTGATGATTCTTTGGACAGAGGTATGTATATGGATGAACTTATCAAAAGTGTAAACAAAGAAAAATAA
- a CDS encoding DHH family phosphoesterase, with translation MKFFIEVIDEILDYLVKEDNFMVSSHVNPDGDNIGSSLAMYRFLQKIDKNVEYVLDDEYPSSLEFLRDDSKLVSNKSEIKNYTLIALDSGDYNRICVDENILKNANKIICIDHHHTNSEYADLAYVDVNESSTCQMVFNILTRFDERFGEDIICEKIATPLYTGLVTDTGNFQYSNADASSLIMASNLLDRGAKKEEIIENVFQKNSISYYRILGHVLNNMELVDNKIAVGTVYNKDLEDYDIKYDDIDSITPYTRDIDGVELGIFVKEKEPGVVKLSFRSKSYVDCTQLSRVFGGGGHIRAAGATVLDKTVEQVKELVIKEARKFI, from the coding sequence ATGAAATTTTTTATTGAGGTTATAGACGAAATTTTAGATTACTTGGTTAAGGAAGATAATTTTATGGTTAGTTCACACGTAAATCCTGATGGTGACAATATTGGATCATCTTTGGCTATGTATAGGTTTTTACAAAAAATTGATAAAAATGTGGAATACGTTTTAGATGATGAATATCCAAGTTCTTTGGAGTTTTTGAGAGATGATTCTAAGTTGGTATCAAATAAATCAGAGATTAAAAATTATACACTGATTGCATTGGATTCAGGAGATTACAATAGAATATGTGTAGATGAAAACATATTAAAAAATGCGAATAAGATAATTTGTATAGATCATCATCATACTAATTCAGAATATGCAGATCTAGCATATGTAGATGTGAATGAATCATCTACCTGTCAAATGGTCTTTAATATACTTACAAGGTTTGATGAAAGATTTGGTGAAGATATTATATGTGAAAAAATAGCCACACCGCTTTATACTGGACTAGTGACAGATACTGGTAATTTTCAGTATTCAAATGCAGATGCATCATCTCTTATAATGGCATCTAATTTATTGGATAGAGGTGCAAAAAAAGAAGAAATAATTGAAAATGTATTCCAAAAAAATTCAATATCATACTATAGGATTTTAGGACATGTTTTAAATAATATGGAATTAGTAGATAACAAGATTGCTGTGGGAACAGTATATAATAAAGATTTAGAAGATTATGATATTAAATATGATGACATAGATTCCATTACACCCTACACTAGAGATATTGATGGAGTTGAATTAGGAATATTTGTAAAAGAAAAAGAACCAGGAGTAGTTAAATTAAGTTTTAGGTCAAAATCCTATGTAGATTGTACTCAACTTTCAAGAGTCTTCGGTGGAGGTGGACATATAAGAGCTGCTGGTGCTACTGTACTAGATAAAACAGTAGAACAAGTAAAAGAATTGGTTATAAAAGAAGCGAGAAAATTTATATAA
- the truB gene encoding tRNA pseudouridine(55) synthase TruB, whose protein sequence is MDRVFSIIKPSGMTSHDVVYKVRRILSIKKVGHTGTLDPDATGVLPICVGRATKLSDLILNKDKTYLCEMTIGKETDTYDSSGKTIFEKDYSHISEEDIIEALKNQVGEIDQLPPKYSALKVNGKKMCDLVRSGKEDQIELKSRRITINDIEIKEINIPRVVFEVFCSKGTYVRSICHDVGEILGVGAHMSALTRTKTGIFTLENSITLDELEFYKNQNELIKHSYSVEEVLKELPYILLKDNAVKYYSNGGTIESHRFQDKNYDDKSKRVRVYSKEEFIGTGLLTNQGEIVSVKSEKLFNI, encoded by the coding sequence ATGGATAGAGTTTTTAGTATAATTAAGCCGAGTGGGATGACATCACATGACGTGGTATACAAGGTTAGGCGAATACTTTCTATAAAAAAAGTAGGGCATACAGGAACACTCGATCCAGATGCTACAGGAGTTTTGCCTATATGTGTAGGTAGAGCTACAAAATTAAGTGATTTGATACTTAATAAGGATAAGACATATTTATGTGAAATGACAATAGGTAAAGAAACGGATACTTATGATTCTTCTGGTAAAACTATATTTGAAAAAGATTATAGTCATATTAGCGAAGAAGATATTATTGAAGCTTTAAAAAATCAAGTTGGTGAAATTGACCAATTACCTCCAAAATATTCAGCACTAAAGGTAAATGGTAAAAAAATGTGCGATTTGGTAAGAAGTGGAAAAGAAGATCAAATAGAATTGAAATCTAGAAGAATTACTATAAATGATATTGAAATCAAAGAAATAAATATACCAAGGGTGGTATTTGAAGTGTTTTGTAGTAAAGGGACTTATGTAAGAAGTATTTGTCATGATGTTGGAGAAATTTTAGGTGTAGGAGCTCATATGTCAGCGCTTACAAGGACTAAGACAGGCATATTTACATTAGAAAATTCAATTACACTAGACGAACTAGAATTTTATAAGAATCAAAATGAGCTTATTAAACATAGTTATAGTGTTGAAGAGGTTTTAAAAGAATTACCATATATTTTATTAAAGGATAATGCAGTAAAATATTATTCAAATGGAGGAACTATAGAATCTCATAGGTTCCAAGATAAAAATTATGATGATAAATCTAAACGTGTTAGGGTATATTCTAAAGAGGAGTTTATAGGCACGGGTCTATTGACTAATCAAGGTGAAATTGTCAGTGTAAAAAGTGAAAAATTATTTAATATATAA
- a CDS encoding bifunctional riboflavin kinase/FAD synthetase, producing MIVYNRIEDIDIDRGSCVTIGNFDGVHKGHQRLINKTVEYAKKNNLLSVVFTFTNHPVNYFMPGYVKNIMSERDKQRVIESLGVDIYIGIKFDENMTSVSAQEYIENILLGKLKAKNIIVGHDFSFARKKEGTTQTLVKAGEKFNFGVEIVTPVLVDGKRVSSTDIRQLISEGKMKEAEKLLGRNYSIGGNVIRARQIGRTLGFPTANIDYDKKLIIPKIGVYATLAKVSGNIYCGATSVGTNPTVNGSSITIETYILNFDGDIYDEYLTVEFLELMRDEIKFDTKEELIEQLFLDKEYVRKNYINTLKKSLHK from the coding sequence ATGATAGTTTATAACAGAATTGAAGATATAGACATAGATAGGGGAAGTTGTGTTACCATTGGAAATTTTGATGGTGTACATAAAGGTCATCAAAGACTTATAAACAAAACAGTAGAATATGCTAAAAAAAATAATTTGTTGAGTGTGGTTTTTACATTCACTAATCATCCAGTAAATTATTTTATGCCAGGTTACGTAAAAAATATTATGTCTGAACGAGATAAACAAAGAGTGATAGAATCTTTGGGAGTTGACATATATATTGGTATAAAATTTGATGAAAATATGACTAGTGTTTCTGCTCAGGAATATATAGAAAATATACTTTTAGGAAAGTTAAAAGCTAAAAATATTATTGTAGGTCATGATTTTTCTTTTGCAAGAAAAAAGGAAGGTACTACACAAACACTTGTAAAAGCAGGTGAAAAATTTAACTTTGGTGTAGAAATAGTTACTCCAGTTCTTGTAGATGGAAAAAGGGTAAGTTCAACAGATATAAGACAGTTAATATCTGAAGGTAAAATGAAAGAAGCTGAAAAACTATTGGGTAGGAATTATTCTATAGGTGGAAACGTTATAAGAGCTAGGCAAATTGGTAGAACATTAGGATTTCCAACTGCAAATATAGACTATGATAAAAAACTTATAATACCAAAAATTGGTGTATATGCCACTCTAGCCAAGGTAAGTGGAAATATATACTGTGGAGCAACTAGTGTGGGTACAAATCCAACAGTAAATGGATCCTCTATAACTATTGAAACATATATATTAAATTTTGATGGAGATATATATGATGAATATTTGACAGTTGAATTTTTAGAGTTAATGAGAGATGAGATAAAATTTGATACAAAAGAAGAATTAATAGAACAACTTTTTTTAGATAAGGAATATGTCAGAAAGAACTATATAAATACACTTAAGAAAAGTCTGCATAAATAA
- the rpsO gene encoding 30S ribosomal protein S15, whose product MINKEQIIKEYGRKEGDTGSPEVQIALLTARINYLNEHLKEHKKDHHSRRGLLKMVGRRRNLLAYLKKNDLEGYRALIAKLGLRK is encoded by the coding sequence ATGATAAACAAGGAACAAATAATCAAAGAATACGGTAGAAAAGAAGGAGATACAGGTTCTCCAGAAGTACAGATTGCTTTATTAACAGCAAGAATTAATTACTTAAATGAGCATCTAAAAGAACACAAGAAGGATCACCATTCTAGAAGAGGTCTTTTAAAGATGGTTGGTAGAAGAAGAAATCTTTTAGCTTATTTAAAGAAGAATGATCTTGAAGGATACAGAGCATTGATAGCAAAATTAGGATTAAGAAAATAA
- a CDS encoding DegV family protein gives MNIKLICDSMCDIPEEIEKKEYLEIIPLTLIVDGKEFVDNEDMTKDEFYKFMLEAKDIPKTSQATYVQFKEAFDSALADGKDVICITGASNKSGTYQSAMLAKNDTEGRIEIIDSENLSIGSGQLVIRACDFIEEGLSTDEVVSKIKEVRESSFILFTPASFDFLKKSGRVPLTTAIIGNMLNIRPIFSMHSGEIQLEAKVRGAKKAFSKLVDTLISKYPEELSELTITIGEAGNREDFIKLKEEVEAKLKDKVKRIMFFKGGACICAHTGPDIVAIGFSK, from the coding sequence TTGAATATAAAATTGATATGCGATAGTATGTGTGACATACCAGAGGAAATAGAAAAAAAAGAATATCTAGAAATAATTCCTCTTACGTTAATAGTAGATGGTAAAGAATTTGTAGATAATGAAGATATGACTAAGGATGAATTCTATAAATTTATGCTTGAAGCTAAAGATATACCAAAGACATCACAGGCTACTTATGTACAGTTTAAGGAAGCTTTTGACAGCGCTTTGGCAGATGGCAAGGATGTAATTTGTATTACAGGTGCATCAAATAAGAGTGGTACATACCAAAGTGCTATGTTGGCAAAAAATGACACTGAAGGCAGGATAGAAATAATAGATTCAGAGAATCTTTCAATAGGATCAGGTCAGTTAGTTATTAGAGCTTGTGACTTTATAGAAGAAGGTTTATCTACTGATGAAGTAGTTTCAAAAATAAAGGAAGTGAGAGAATCTTCATTTATTTTGTTTACACCAGCAAGCTTTGATTTTTTAAAAAAGAGTGGAAGAGTTCCACTTACGACAGCTATAATAGGAAATATGCTAAATATCAGACCTATTTTCTCAATGCATTCCGGTGAAATTCAATTAGAAGCAAAGGTAAGAGGTGCTAAAAAAGCTTTTTCAAAATTAGTTGATACATTAATTTCAAAATATCCAGAGGAATTATCGGAGCTAACTATAACAATAGGTGAAGCAGGTAATAGAGAGGATTTTATAAAGTTAAAAGAAGAAGTGGAAGCCAAATTAAAGGATAAGGTAAAAAGGATTATGTTCTTTAAAGGAGGAGCATGTATATGTGCTCATACAGGTCCAGATATAGTAGCTATTGGATTTTCTAAGTAA
- the pnp gene encoding polyribonucleotide nucleotidyltransferase, with translation MFEHRIFETEVAGRKLSVEVGKICEMTNGNCIISYGDTMVMVNATKSAQPRDGIDFFPLSVDFEEKLYSVGKIPGGFLKREGKASEKAILTSRLIDRPIRPLFPEGFRNDVQVVATVLSVDQDCTPDIVAMLGSSIALSISDIPFNGPTASVLIGLIDGEFIVNPNQEQRDKSSLHLVVSGTKDAIMMVEAGAEEVEDEIVLNAILFAHEEIKKLVTFIEEIVEEVGKEKCEVKLHLPSEELRSMVDEFAREKMSEAVKTVEKMERTEKMDAVSAQTLAYFEEKYEDFEEFAGDIEDILHDIIKDEVRSLIVDENVRPDNRKLDEIRPIWCETGLIPRTHGSAIFTRGQTQVLNVTTLGALGEVQKLDGLDEEENKRYMHHYNFPAYSVGETRPSRGPGRREIGHGALAERALVPVIPSEEDFPYAIRLVSEVLSSNGSTSQASVCASTLSLLDAGVPIRDMVAGIAMGLIKHHDKVAVLSDIQGMEDHLGDMDFKVAGTEHGITAIQMDIKIAGIDESVLRQALKQAKEGRLHILGEMRKEITQPRPELSKYAPKIERMTINPDKIRDVIGPGGKMINKIIDETGIKIDIEQTGEVFIVGVEPEMIEKAKSMIEEIVAEAEPGKKYTGEVTRIEKFGAFVEILPGKQGLLHISQISNKRVEKVEDVLKIGDKVEVLVTEIDDKGRINLSIKAMNN, from the coding sequence ATGTTCGAACACAGAATTTTTGAGACAGAAGTTGCTGGAAGAAAGCTTTCTGTTGAAGTTGGAAAAATATGCGAAATGACAAATGGTAATTGTATTATTAGTTATGGTGATACAATGGTAATGGTTAATGCAACGAAATCAGCACAGCCAAGAGATGGGATTGATTTTTTCCCTTTAAGTGTAGATTTTGAAGAAAAACTATATTCAGTAGGTAAAATACCTGGTGGTTTCTTAAAAAGAGAAGGAAAAGCTTCAGAAAAGGCTATATTGACATCTAGATTAATAGATAGACCTATAAGGCCTTTATTCCCTGAAGGATTTAGAAACGATGTACAAGTAGTGGCAACTGTATTATCAGTAGATCAAGACTGTACACCAGATATAGTCGCTATGCTTGGTTCTTCTATAGCATTATCAATTTCTGATATACCTTTTAATGGACCAACTGCATCAGTATTAATTGGGTTAATTGATGGAGAGTTCATAGTAAATCCAAATCAAGAACAAAGAGATAAAAGTAGTCTACATCTTGTGGTATCTGGAACAAAAGATGCAATAATGATGGTTGAAGCTGGTGCTGAAGAAGTAGAAGATGAAATAGTATTAAATGCAATTTTATTTGCTCATGAAGAAATTAAAAAGTTAGTAACATTTATAGAAGAAATTGTAGAAGAAGTTGGTAAGGAAAAGTGTGAAGTTAAATTACATCTACCAAGTGAAGAACTAAGATCTATGGTTGATGAATTTGCAAGAGAAAAAATGAGTGAAGCTGTTAAGACTGTTGAAAAAATGGAAAGAACAGAAAAAATGGATGCTGTCAGCGCCCAGACCCTTGCATATTTTGAAGAAAAATATGAAGATTTCGAAGAGTTTGCTGGTGATATAGAAGACATATTACATGATATAATCAAAGACGAAGTTAGAAGTTTAATAGTCGATGAAAATGTAAGACCAGACAATAGAAAATTAGATGAAATAAGACCAATATGGTGTGAAACAGGTTTGATTCCTAGAACTCATGGTTCAGCTATATTTACTAGAGGACAGACACAGGTATTGAATGTAACTACTTTAGGTGCACTTGGTGAAGTTCAGAAATTAGATGGATTAGATGAAGAAGAGAATAAGAGATATATGCATCACTATAATTTCCCAGCTTATTCAGTTGGTGAAACAAGACCATCAAGAGGACCTGGAAGAAGAGAAATAGGACATGGAGCACTTGCAGAAAGAGCATTAGTGCCAGTTATTCCTTCAGAAGAAGATTTTCCGTACGCAATAAGACTAGTATCTGAAGTTCTTAGTTCAAATGGATCAACTTCACAGGCATCTGTTTGTGCTTCTACACTTTCATTATTAGATGCTGGTGTTCCAATTAGAGATATGGTTGCTGGTATAGCTATGGGATTAATTAAGCATCATGACAAAGTAGCTGTATTATCAGATATACAGGGAATGGAAGATCATTTAGGAGATATGGACTTCAAAGTAGCAGGTACGGAACATGGTATAACAGCTATACAAATGGATATAAAGATTGCAGGTATAGATGAATCAGTTCTTAGACAAGCTTTAAAACAAGCTAAGGAAGGTAGACTTCATATACTTGGGGAAATGAGAAAAGAAATAACTCAGCCAAGACCAGAGCTTTCTAAGTATGCACCAAAGATTGAAAGAATGACAATTAATCCAGATAAGATCAGAGATGTAATAGGGCCTGGTGGAAAGATGATTAACAAGATTATCGATGAAACTGGAATAAAGATTGATATAGAACAGACTGGTGAAGTATTTATAGTTGGCGTAGAGCCAGAAATGATAGAAAAGGCTAAGTCAATGATAGAAGAAATAGTGGCAGAAGCAGAACCAGGTAAAAAGTATACAGGTGAAGTAACTAGAATTGAAAAATTCGGTGCTTTTGTTGAAATACTTCCAGGTAAGCAGGGATTACTACATATTTCTCAGATATCAAATAAGAGAGTAGAAAAGGTAGAAGATGTATTAAAGATAGGTGACAAGGTAGAAGTTCTTGTAACTGAAATTGATGACAAAGGAAGAATAAACCTTTCTATAAAGGCAATGAACAATTAG
- a CDS encoding M16 family metallopeptidase, translating into MNNGVKTIIYKTLKNGLRLVIEEVPYVRSVSLGVWINVGSRLEKENDSGLAHFIEHMLFKGTKNRSSKKISQDIFYYGGDINAFTTHDHTCYHVKMPYNHIDRGIEVLSDIMLNSIFSKDEIEKEKAVIIEEIKMYEDSSEDYVYERLLNKIYENKGIGKNVLGSIETVNNINRDKIINFFNNFYVPNNSVIVVSGNVDTDLIIKKIEDAFKNWNRYDFSFNRQKEKFSPVTFIEDRDDEQANLAFIFQSPDDSVDKDYYSVKLIGNILGTSPSSRLFQHIREEKGLAYSVYSSDNYYTDHAEFGIYASVANENILEVYNLILEEIANISRDYISEDELVFSKEQYKGSVIMSAEDTSDRMLLIGEYEIDNKRVKTMEEIVEIVDSIDMDYIKDVIDRIFKSPMAVGITGSSAVSAMRSLDREVI; encoded by the coding sequence ATGAATAATGGGGTGAAAACTATAATATATAAAACTTTAAAAAATGGCTTAAGGCTTGTGATAGAAGAAGTTCCTTATGTGAGATCTGTTTCTTTAGGAGTTTGGATAAACGTAGGTTCTAGACTGGAAAAAGAAAATGATTCAGGCCTAGCACATTTTATTGAACATATGCTTTTTAAAGGAACAAAAAATAGATCATCAAAAAAAATATCTCAAGATATTTTTTATTATGGTGGAGATATAAATGCATTTACGACACATGATCATACTTGTTATCATGTAAAAATGCCGTACAATCATATAGATAGAGGTATTGAAGTACTATCAGATATAATGCTGAACTCTATTTTTTCAAAAGATGAAATAGAAAAGGAAAAAGCTGTTATCATTGAAGAAATTAAGATGTATGAAGACTCATCAGAGGATTATGTATATGAGAGATTATTAAATAAAATTTATGAAAATAAGGGAATAGGAAAAAATGTTTTAGGTTCAATTGAAACAGTTAATAATATTAATAGAGATAAGATTATAAATTTTTTCAATAATTTTTATGTACCTAATAATTCCGTAATAGTTGTAAGTGGTAATGTGGATACAGATTTGATAATAAAAAAAATAGAAGATGCTTTTAAAAATTGGAATAGATATGATTTTTCTTTTAATAGACAGAAAGAGAAATTTTCTCCAGTGACTTTTATTGAAGATAGGGATGATGAACAAGCAAATTTAGCTTTTATTTTTCAGTCCCCGGATGATAGTGTAGATAAGGACTATTACTCAGTAAAACTTATTGGTAATATTTTAGGAACATCTCCAAGTTCTAGACTTTTCCAACATATTAGAGAGGAAAAAGGTCTAGCTTATAGCGTATATTCTTCAGACAACTATTATACAGATCATGCCGAATTTGGTATATATGCTAGTGTTGCCAATGAAAATATACTAGAAGTATATAATCTTATATTAGAGGAAATTGCTAATATAAGTAGGGATTATATAAGTGAAGATGAGTTAGTTTTCTCTAAAGAACAGTATAAGGGAAGTGTAATAATGAGTGCTGAAGATACATCTGATAGGATGTTACTGATTGGAGAATATGAAATAGATAATAAAAGAGTAAAAACTATGGAAGAAATCGTAGAAATAGTTGACTCAATAGATATGGATTATATAAAAGATGTCATAGATAGAATATTTAAATCTCCTATGGCTGTCGGTATAACGGGGAGTAGTGCAGTAAGTGCAATGAGAAGTTTGGATAGAGAGGTGATATAA